A DNA window from Streptomyces bacillaris contains the following coding sequences:
- a CDS encoding helix-turn-helix domain-containing protein: MAASSSARVQEARDRIAFRLRGLRADAGLTGQQLAERTGWQGSKVSRLQSGRSQPSDEDIRAWCRACGAEDEAADLIASARQAQQMYTEWRRVQGRGLKGVQQARTPLYERTKVMRVYSSSVVPGMLQTRAYAAALLSEIARFNRTPDDSGAAADARVERSRVIRRAGRRFPILIEESVLRRQVGSTETMAEQLGYLLQVAALPTVTLGIVPSRASTMWPLETFTIFDEEQVGVELLTAAITITTPSEVAQYLAAHDELSAGAAHGPAALRLIARAVSGLA; the protein is encoded by the coding sequence ATGGCAGCCTCCTCGTCAGCCCGCGTCCAGGAGGCGCGCGACCGGATCGCGTTCCGGCTGCGCGGCCTCCGCGCCGACGCGGGCCTGACGGGGCAGCAGCTGGCAGAGCGCACCGGCTGGCAGGGCTCGAAGGTCAGCCGGTTGCAGAGCGGCCGGTCCCAGCCCAGCGACGAGGACATCCGGGCCTGGTGCCGGGCGTGCGGCGCGGAAGACGAGGCCGCAGACCTCATCGCGTCTGCTCGCCAGGCGCAGCAGATGTACACGGAGTGGAGGCGCGTCCAGGGGCGCGGTCTCAAGGGTGTGCAGCAGGCCCGGACGCCGCTGTACGAGCGGACCAAGGTCATGCGGGTGTACAGCTCCAGCGTGGTCCCGGGGATGCTCCAGACGCGCGCGTATGCGGCTGCGCTGCTGTCTGAGATCGCCCGCTTCAACCGAACGCCGGATGACTCAGGCGCGGCAGCGGACGCCCGGGTGGAGCGGTCCCGGGTGATCCGGCGCGCGGGCCGGCGCTTCCCGATCCTGATCGAGGAGTCTGTCCTCCGGCGTCAGGTCGGCAGCACGGAGACGATGGCCGAGCAGCTCGGGTATCTGCTCCAGGTGGCTGCGCTGCCGACGGTGACTCTCGGGATAGTGCCTTCCAGGGCCTCGACTATGTGGCCGTTGGAGACGTTCACGATCTTCGACGAGGAGCAGGTCGGGGTGGAGCTGCTGACGGCGGCGATCACCATCACGACGCCCTCGGAGGTCGCGCAGTATCTCGCGGCGCACGACGAGCTCAGCGCCGGTGCGGCGCACGGGCCTGCGGCATTGCGGCTGATTGCTCGGGCGGTCTCGGGGCTCGCGTAG
- the lhgO gene encoding L-2-hydroxyglutarate oxidase, translating to MMTHAAYDCDVLVIGGGIVGLSTAYALQRAAPGTRVTVLEKEHGPARHQTGRNSGVIHSGIYYRPGSLKARYALRGSAELADFCAAHSIAHATTGKLIVATERSELPRLHGLVQRGREHGLPVRELGPAQIAEYEPEVRGIAAIRVATTGVCDFTAVAARLAAEVTAAGGVVRFGAEVVAVDRRPWGVAVRTAEGLVVRARTLVNCAGLHCDRVARLAGDDPGVRIVPFRGEYYELARPELVRGLVYPVPDPAFPFLGVHLTRGFDGSVHVGPNAVPALAREGYGWPVVRPGDLLSTLSWPGTWQIARRHWRYGAGEVHRSLSKSAFTRAVQQLLPEVREEDLRPSPSGVRAQAVLKDGTLVDDFLIREAPHTVHVLNAPSPAATASLPIGREVARRALRRAQETGWKPPAVESGHCV from the coding sequence ATGATGACGCACGCGGCGTACGACTGCGATGTGCTGGTGATCGGCGGCGGGATCGTCGGTCTGTCGACCGCGTACGCCCTCCAGAGGGCCGCTCCGGGCACCCGGGTCACGGTCCTGGAGAAGGAGCACGGCCCCGCCCGCCATCAGACCGGGCGCAACAGCGGAGTGATCCACAGCGGGATCTACTACCGCCCCGGTTCCCTCAAGGCACGGTACGCGCTGCGCGGCTCCGCCGAGCTGGCCGACTTCTGCGCCGCGCACTCCATCGCCCACGCCACCACCGGCAAGCTGATCGTCGCCACCGAGCGCTCCGAGCTGCCCCGGCTGCACGGCCTGGTCCAGCGCGGCCGGGAGCACGGACTGCCCGTGCGGGAGCTGGGCCCGGCGCAGATCGCGGAGTACGAGCCCGAGGTCCGGGGCATCGCGGCGATCCGGGTCGCCACGACGGGCGTCTGCGACTTCACGGCCGTCGCCGCCCGGCTCGCGGCCGAGGTGACGGCGGCGGGCGGCGTCGTGCGGTTCGGGGCGGAGGTCGTCGCGGTGGACCGGCGCCCCTGGGGCGTGGCGGTGCGGACGGCGGAGGGCCTGGTGGTCCGCGCCCGGACCCTGGTCAACTGCGCGGGGCTGCACTGCGACCGGGTGGCCCGGCTCGCGGGCGACGACCCGGGGGTGCGGATCGTGCCGTTCCGGGGCGAGTACTACGAGCTGGCCCGCCCGGAGCTGGTGCGCGGCCTGGTCTACCCGGTGCCGGACCCGGCCTTCCCCTTCCTCGGCGTCCACCTGACCCGGGGCTTCGACGGCTCCGTCCACGTCGGGCCGAACGCGGTCCCCGCCCTGGCCCGCGAGGGGTACGGCTGGCCGGTGGTGCGCCCCGGCGACCTGCTCTCCACGCTGAGCTGGCCGGGCACCTGGCAGATCGCCCGCAGGCACTGGCGGTACGGGGCGGGCGAGGTGCACCGCTCGCTCTCGAAGTCCGCCTTCACCCGGGCCGTCCAGCAGCTGCTGCCGGAGGTGCGGGAGGAGGACCTGCGCCCGTCGCCCTCGGGGGTCCGGGCCCAGGCGGTGCTGAAGGACGGCACGCTGGTCGACGACTTCCTGATCCGCGAGGCCCCGCACACCGTGCATGTGCTCAACGCGCCGTCGCCCGCCGCGACGGCCTCCCTGCCGATCGGGCGCGAGGTGGCGCGGCGGGCGCTGCGCCGGGCTCAGGAGACGGGGTGGAAGCCGCCCGCCGTAGAATCGGGGCATTGTGTCTGA
- a CDS encoding PP2C family protein-serine/threonine phosphatase, protein MAEKGRGRLMGSLGIPGRATPGSTGRGKPVVAQSPGTRRFVRLLPVLLIGGGLLFDSLAPPNFTAVPLFVAAPLIAAPFFSLASTIRTGVASILSVIAMRLSDGTSTQVVPVIEMITVLTAAVLALVINGVVRRSNEQLASARVIAETAMRAVLPTPAERIGGLQVAARYEAAQADEFVGGDLFAVADTPYGLRLVVGDVRGKGLDAVEAVAVIIGAFREAAEQERSLEGVAQRLERALAREGTRRYGLDAMEGFITAVLAEIPPGSASLRLVNRGHPEPILLHADGSLEVLAPSVPAMPLGMDLGVWPDRSDEWEMPPGSTLLAFTDGLSEARDANGVFYDPAARLRGRIFPGPEELLSALTDDVRLHTGGRSTDDMALLAVSRPAEGQPPRRTTVKIVGRGDDTVRN, encoded by the coding sequence ATGGCGGAGAAGGGGCGCGGACGCTTGATGGGGAGCCTCGGTATCCCCGGGCGTGCCACGCCCGGCTCCACGGGGCGGGGGAAGCCGGTGGTGGCCCAGAGCCCCGGGACCCGGCGGTTCGTCCGGCTGCTGCCGGTGCTGCTGATCGGCGGCGGGCTCCTCTTCGACTCGCTGGCCCCGCCCAACTTCACCGCCGTGCCCCTGTTCGTGGCCGCGCCGCTGATCGCCGCGCCCTTCTTCTCGCTCGCCAGCACCATCCGTACGGGAGTGGCCTCGATCCTCTCCGTCATCGCGATGCGGCTCTCCGACGGGACCTCCACCCAGGTCGTCCCGGTCATCGAGATGATCACGGTGCTCACCGCCGCCGTCCTGGCCCTCGTCATCAACGGGGTCGTCCGCCGCAGCAACGAGCAGCTGGCCTCGGCACGGGTCATCGCGGAGACCGCCATGCGGGCCGTGCTGCCGACCCCGGCGGAGCGGATCGGCGGGCTCCAGGTGGCGGCGCGGTACGAGGCGGCGCAGGCGGACGAGTTCGTCGGCGGGGACCTGTTCGCGGTGGCGGACACCCCGTACGGCTTGCGCCTGGTCGTCGGGGACGTACGCGGCAAGGGGCTGGACGCGGTGGAGGCGGTGGCGGTGATCATCGGCGCGTTCCGGGAGGCCGCCGAGCAGGAGCGGTCCCTGGAGGGCGTGGCGCAGCGGCTGGAGCGGGCGCTCGCGCGGGAGGGGACGCGGCGGTACGGGCTGGACGCCATGGAGGGGTTCATCACCGCCGTCCTGGCCGAGATCCCGCCCGGTTCGGCCTCGCTGCGGCTCGTCAACCGCGGCCACCCCGAGCCGATCCTGCTGCACGCCGACGGGTCCCTGGAGGTCCTCGCGCCGAGCGTGCCCGCGATGCCGCTGGGGATGGACCTCGGGGTGTGGCCCGACCGGTCCGACGAGTGGGAGATGCCTCCCGGTTCGACGCTGCTCGCCTTCACGGACGGCCTCTCCGAGGCGCGGGACGCGAACGGCGTCTTCTACGACCCGGCGGCCCGGCTCCGCGGCCGGATCTTCCCCGGCCCCGAGGAGCTGCTCTCGGCGCTCACCGACGACGTACGGCTGCACACCGGCGGCCGCTCGACGGACGACATGGCGTTGCTCGCGGTGAGCCGGCCTGCGGAGGGGCAGCCGCCGCGGCGGACGACGGTGAAGATCGTGGGCCGGGGCGATGACACGGTGCGTAACTGA
- a CDS encoding M23 family metallopeptidase: MASNQPAPEAPSSLSADAFGGPERTWEEWNPTAESIRPVRGKHRVAKQRGLARSSTVLGVGVIAAVGAGGMATAQSKPPVSISLPDSIADNLPDAKSLPGVGAFMSDEAEAAPVTAAAPLTSAGITTAEAEQGTTDAGEALRARILQQAEQQQAAADAEAKAAEEKAAAEKAAAEAKKQQDEAEAKAKAKAAAEKKAAEEAAAKKAEEERLAKLRASYTLPASGYTITSTYGQSGAMWSSGQHTGTDFAGAAGSPLKAVHSGTITSAGWSGSYGYRTVLQLEDGTEIWYAHQSSIDVSVGQKVSTGDTIGRMGATGNVTGVHLHLEVRTAGGSAMDPIAWLNSKGLNV; encoded by the coding sequence GTGGCGTCCAACCAGCCTGCCCCTGAGGCCCCGTCATCCCTGAGCGCCGACGCCTTCGGCGGCCCGGAGCGGACGTGGGAGGAGTGGAACCCCACCGCGGAGTCCATCCGTCCCGTGCGCGGCAAGCACCGCGTGGCCAAGCAGCGAGGGCTCGCCCGTAGCTCCACCGTCCTCGGGGTCGGCGTCATAGCGGCAGTCGGTGCGGGTGGCATGGCCACCGCCCAGTCCAAGCCGCCCGTCTCCATCTCCCTTCCCGATTCCATCGCGGACAACCTCCCCGACGCCAAGTCCCTTCCCGGCGTCGGGGCCTTCATGTCCGACGAGGCCGAGGCCGCCCCGGTCACCGCCGCCGCCCCTCTCACCTCCGCGGGCATCACGACCGCCGAGGCCGAGCAGGGCACCACCGACGCGGGCGAGGCCCTGCGCGCCCGGATCCTCCAGCAGGCCGAGCAGCAGCAGGCCGCCGCCGACGCCGAGGCCAAGGCCGCCGAGGAGAAGGCCGCGGCCGAGAAGGCCGCCGCGGAGGCGAAGAAGCAGCAGGACGAGGCGGAAGCCAAGGCGAAGGCCAAGGCCGCCGCCGAGAAGAAGGCGGCGGAGGAAGCGGCGGCGAAGAAGGCCGAGGAGGAGCGCCTCGCCAAGCTCCGCGCCAGCTACACCCTGCCCGCCTCCGGGTACACGATCACCTCGACCTACGGCCAGTCCGGCGCCATGTGGTCCTCCGGCCAGCACACCGGCACCGACTTCGCCGGAGCGGCCGGTTCGCCGCTCAAGGCCGTGCACAGCGGCACGATCACATCGGCCGGCTGGTCCGGTTCGTACGGCTACCGCACCGTCCTCCAGCTGGAGGACGGCACCGAGATCTGGTACGCCCACCAGTCCTCGATCGACGTCTCGGTCGGCCAGAAGGTCAGCACCGGCGACACCATCGGCCGCATGGGCGCCACCGGCAACGTGACCGGCGTCCACCTCCACCTGGAGGTCCGCACCGCCGGCGGCTCGGCCATGGACCCGATCGCCTGGCTGAACAGCAAGGGCCTCAACGTCTGA
- the trmB gene encoding tRNA (guanosine(46)-N7)-methyltransferase TrmB — MSEQPLNPTTAPAPVSGTADEATTADPPATGSVTDAPADDTPVTDTHAPDPVAEAPAGYTPVTDTHAADAPAADATTVHASATGSTAADLPADEAAALRAASFERARRLRQEPRFPGGPAADPAGSHHERRIRSFQPRRSRVTTGQQEALERLWPTWGLDIDGKRVLDLDQLFGGLPVVLEIGFGMGEATAQMAADDPGTGILAVDVHTPGQGNLLGLADKAGSTNVRVANGDAVILLREMLAPESLDGLRVYFPDPWPKARHHKRRLIQPEFLDLVAPVLKPGAIVHCATDWEPYAEQMLEVLTAHPRFENTAADGGYAPRPAFRPLTRFEGQGLDKGHVVHDLLFARV; from the coding sequence GTGTCTGAGCAGCCCCTGAACCCCACCACCGCACCGGCCCCCGTCTCCGGGACGGCCGACGAGGCCACGACGGCCGATCCACCCGCGACCGGCTCCGTGACCGACGCGCCCGCCGACGATACGCCCGTGACCGACACGCACGCGCCCGACCCCGTGGCCGAAGCGCCGGCGGGCTATACGCCCGTGACCGACACGCACGCGGCTGACGCACCCGCGGCCGACGCCACCACGGTCCACGCCTCCGCGACCGGCTCGACCGCCGCCGACCTCCCGGCCGACGAGGCCGCCGCGCTGCGGGCCGCCTCCTTCGAGCGCGCCCGTCGGCTGCGCCAGGAGCCCCGCTTCCCCGGCGGCCCCGCCGCCGACCCGGCAGGCTCGCACCACGAGCGCCGGATCCGCAGCTTCCAGCCGCGCCGCAGCCGGGTCACCACCGGCCAGCAGGAGGCTCTGGAGCGGCTCTGGCCCACGTGGGGCCTGGACATCGACGGCAAGCGTGTCCTCGATCTGGACCAGCTCTTCGGCGGCCTGCCGGTCGTCCTGGAGATCGGGTTCGGGATGGGTGAGGCCACCGCGCAGATGGCCGCCGACGACCCGGGCACCGGCATCCTCGCCGTCGACGTCCACACCCCCGGCCAGGGCAACCTGCTGGGCCTCGCGGACAAGGCGGGCTCGACCAACGTCCGGGTGGCCAACGGCGACGCGGTGATCCTGCTCCGCGAGATGCTGGCCCCCGAGTCGCTCGACGGCCTGCGGGTCTACTTCCCCGACCCGTGGCCCAAGGCCCGCCACCACAAGCGGCGGCTGATCCAGCCCGAGTTCCTGGACCTGGTGGCCCCGGTGCTCAAGCCCGGCGCGATCGTGCACTGCGCGACCGACTGGGAGCCGTACGCGGAGCAGATGCTGGAGGTGCTGACCGCGCACCCCCGCTTCGAGAACACGGCGGCCGACGGCGGGTACGCGCCCCGCCCGGCGTTCCGCCCGCTCACCCGCTTCGAGGGCCAGGGCCTGGACAAGGGCCACGTCGTCCACGACCTGCTCTTCGCCCGCGTCTGA
- a CDS encoding helix-turn-helix domain-containing protein yields METPATPPPHFTTTREVAALIRKTPGAVRQIRHRGTGPKRGRKVGRATLYPHAAVMEWLDALELVDPLARRGDERLAS; encoded by the coding sequence ATGGAGACGCCAGCGACGCCGCCGCCCCACTTCACGACGACGCGGGAAGTCGCGGCGCTCATCCGCAAGACGCCGGGCGCCGTGCGCCAGATACGGCATCGCGGCACCGGCCCGAAGCGAGGGCGCAAGGTCGGCAGAGCCACGCTCTACCCCCATGCCGCCGTCATGGAGTGGCTGGACGCGCTGGAGCTCGTCGACCCGCTGGCGAGGCGGGGCGATGAGCGTCTCGCCTCGTGA
- a CDS encoding MerR family transcriptional regulator produces MEWSIQEIARRAGTTSRTLRHYGDLGLLAPSRVGSNGYRYYDQDALVRLQRILLLRELGLSLPAIKDVLEGQRDTGAALRAHLRLLEQEQARIGRQIASVRTTLHKTEEGQELMAEEVFDGFDHTAHEREVTERWGRAAYEEGDRWWRSLGEEGKRAFLDEHEAIARDWGRVRETGAGPGSEQAQEVARRHCAWLASSGGTGSGLTRSYVIGLGEMYVADPRFGKNYDRYGDGTAAFVRDALTIHAEHRLSD; encoded by the coding sequence ATGGAGTGGTCCATCCAGGAAATCGCCAGAAGAGCCGGCACCACGAGCCGCACGCTCCGGCACTACGGGGACCTCGGTCTCCTCGCGCCGAGCCGGGTCGGGAGCAACGGTTACCGCTACTACGACCAGGACGCCCTCGTCCGGCTGCAGCGCATCCTGCTGCTGCGGGAGCTGGGGCTGTCACTGCCCGCCATCAAGGACGTACTCGAAGGGCAGCGGGACACGGGGGCGGCGCTGCGGGCGCATCTGCGGTTGCTCGAGCAGGAGCAGGCGCGCATCGGGCGGCAGATCGCCTCGGTGCGGACCACTCTCCACAAGACGGAGGAGGGGCAGGAACTCATGGCCGAGGAAGTGTTCGACGGCTTCGACCACACCGCGCACGAGCGGGAGGTGACCGAGCGCTGGGGGCGTGCGGCGTACGAGGAGGGCGACCGGTGGTGGCGCTCGCTGGGGGAGGAGGGGAAGCGGGCCTTCCTGGACGAGCACGAGGCCATCGCCCGTGACTGGGGGCGGGTCCGGGAGACCGGTGCCGGGCCCGGCAGCGAGCAGGCCCAGGAGGTCGCCCGGCGGCACTGTGCGTGGCTGGCCTCCTCCGGGGGGACGGGCTCCGGGCTCACTCGTTCGTACGTCATCGGGCTCGGTGAGATGTACGTCGCCGATCCCCGCTTCGGGAAGAACTACGATCGCTACGGGGACGGCACCGCCGCCTTCGTACGGGATGCGCTGACGATCCACGCGGAACACCGGCTCTCCGACTGA
- a CDS encoding PrsW family intramembrane metalloprotease encodes MSDGSVQYQQRQPAVPVLHDEQRLDEVLGAVPERGRWKYRPRRVGMVWRSKVFRAGAVIVALALCWLVILALVREETGPEGFLVGLGLAVLPVPLLMAAFRWLDRVEPAPWHNLLFSFAWGACAAALISLIANSFAVRWIATATADPSSADAWGATVIAPVVEESAKAVSVLLIFIFRRREFRGVVDGIVIAGFTGTGFAFTENILYLGNAFGEDQQVGSSGLASMTAGTFFVRIVLSPFAHPLFTVLTGLGFGFAVISARHHRVRRIALPLLGLLAAMGLHALWNGSAVFGGLGFYAVYAVVMVPVFGLLTWLAIWWRRRELRTLAAELPAYATAGWLTPAEPLALSSMRTRGMARDLARHWHGRQDRSRGRAAARAVAEYESFATTLAGLRRRARHDAVGPDFAARERELLHHLWQRRDIAAPALTHAARMTGSAPRPYRQPMPYGQGQGYGTGQPQPYGNGQGHGYGYGYGYAQHQGHGHGTRHGHAPSPGPHTYGYGYGQAPGQTGSPDVGG; translated from the coding sequence GTGTCCGACGGTTCCGTGCAGTACCAGCAGCGGCAGCCGGCGGTCCCGGTCCTCCACGACGAGCAGCGGCTCGACGAGGTGCTGGGCGCCGTGCCGGAGCGCGGCCGGTGGAAGTACCGGCCGCGCCGCGTCGGCATGGTGTGGCGCAGCAAGGTGTTCCGGGCCGGGGCCGTGATCGTGGCGCTGGCGCTCTGCTGGCTGGTGATCCTGGCCCTCGTCCGCGAGGAGACCGGCCCGGAGGGGTTCCTCGTCGGCCTCGGCCTGGCGGTGCTCCCGGTGCCGCTGCTGATGGCCGCCTTCCGCTGGCTGGACCGGGTCGAGCCGGCCCCCTGGCACAACCTGCTCTTCTCCTTCGCCTGGGGCGCGTGCGCGGCCGCGCTCATCTCGCTCATCGCCAACTCGTTCGCGGTGCGCTGGATAGCCACCGCCACCGCCGACCCGTCGAGCGCCGACGCGTGGGGGGCGACGGTGATCGCCCCGGTGGTGGAGGAGAGCGCGAAGGCCGTCTCCGTACTGCTGATCTTCATCTTCCGGAGGCGGGAGTTCCGGGGCGTGGTCGACGGGATCGTGATCGCGGGCTTCACCGGTACGGGCTTCGCCTTCACCGAGAACATCCTCTATCTGGGCAACGCCTTCGGTGAGGACCAGCAGGTGGGCAGTTCGGGCCTGGCGTCGATGACGGCGGGGACGTTCTTCGTACGGATCGTGCTGTCGCCGTTCGCGCACCCGCTGTTCACGGTCCTCACCGGCCTCGGCTTCGGCTTCGCGGTCATCAGCGCCCGCCACCACCGGGTCCGCCGGATCGCCCTGCCGCTGCTCGGCCTGCTGGCCGCGATGGGCCTGCACGCCCTGTGGAACGGTTCGGCGGTCTTCGGCGGGCTCGGCTTCTACGCGGTGTACGCGGTCGTGATGGTCCCGGTCTTCGGGCTGCTGACCTGGCTGGCGATCTGGTGGCGCCGCCGCGAACTGCGGACGCTCGCCGCCGAACTGCCCGCGTACGCCACGGCCGGCTGGCTCACCCCGGCCGAGCCGCTGGCGCTCTCCTCGATGCGGACCCGGGGCATGGCCCGCGATCTGGCCCGCCACTGGCACGGCAGGCAGGACCGGTCCCGGGGCCGGGCGGCGGCCCGCGCGGTCGCGGAGTACGAGTCCTTCGCGACGACCCTCGCCGGGCTGCGCCGCCGCGCCCGCCATGACGCGGTGGGCCCGGACTTCGCCGCCCGGGAGCGGGAGTTGCTGCACCACCTCTGGCAGCGCCGGGACATCGCGGCCCCGGCCCTCACTCACGCGGCCCGCATGACCGGCAGCGCCCCGCGCCCGTACCGGCAGCCGATGCCGTACGGACAAGGGCAGGGCTACGGCACCGGACAGCCGCAGCCGTACGGGAACGGACAGGGCCACGGGTACGGGTACGGGTACGGCTACGCGCAGCACCAGGGCCACGGCCACGGAACCCGCCACGGCCACGCCCCCAGCCCCGGACCCCACACCTACGGCTACGGCTACGGCCAAGCCCCCGGACAGACCGGCAGCCCTGACGTCGGGGGGTGA
- a CDS encoding sporulation protein, whose protein sequence is MSREQRGPNEKLGTVLALAGISNAGLARRVNDLGAQRGLTLRYDKTSVARWVAKGMVPQGAAPHLIAAAIGAKLGRPVPLHEIGLADADPAPEVGLAFPRDVGEAVRSATELYRLDLAGRRGGGGIWQSLAGSFAVSAYATPASRWLITPADPSVARDPTAAQAAILGGRGGGRESGGAPGPRGPQSAPDGRGAHIPHTPGGAQSSSGSVPVQPGPESVADASPLRVGHSDVMKLREAAQDARRWDSKYGGGDWRSSMVPECLRVDAAPLLLGSYTDEVGRALFGAAAELTRLAGWMAFDTGQQEAAQRYYIQALRLARAAADVPLGGYVLASMSLQATYRGFADEGVDLAQAAVERNRGLATARTMSFFRLVEARAHAKAGDAPAAGAALKGAESWLERSRAGDADPPWLGFYSYDRFAADAAECYRDLKAPRQVRRFTEQALSRPTEEFVRSHGLRLVVSAVAELESGNLDAACAAGTRAVEVAGRISSARTTEYVRDLLHRLEPYGDEPRVAELRERARPLLVTQV, encoded by the coding sequence ATGTCCAGGGAGCAACGCGGGCCGAACGAGAAGCTCGGCACGGTTCTCGCCCTCGCGGGAATCAGTAACGCCGGGCTCGCCCGGCGGGTCAACGACCTCGGAGCACAGCGCGGTCTGACACTTCGCTACGACAAGACCTCGGTGGCCCGGTGGGTCGCCAAGGGGATGGTGCCGCAGGGCGCGGCACCCCATCTGATCGCGGCGGCGATCGGGGCCAAGCTCGGCCGGCCCGTCCCGCTGCACGAGATCGGGCTCGCCGACGCGGACCCCGCGCCGGAGGTCGGCCTCGCCTTCCCCCGGGACGTGGGCGAGGCGGTCAGGTCGGCGACCGAGCTCTACCGGCTGGATCTGGCCGGGCGCAGGGGCGGCGGCGGGATCTGGCAGTCGCTGGCCGGTTCGTTCGCGGTGAGCGCCTATGCGACCCCCGCGTCCCGCTGGCTGATAACCCCCGCCGATCCGTCGGTCGCCCGCGACCCGACGGCGGCACAGGCGGCGATCCTCGGCGGCCGGGGCGGTGGCCGGGAGAGCGGCGGCGCACCCGGCCCGCGCGGGCCGCAGTCCGCGCCGGACGGCCGTGGCGCACACATCCCGCACACACCCGGGGGCGCGCAGAGCAGCTCCGGCTCGGTGCCCGTGCAGCCCGGCCCGGAGTCCGTCGCGGACGCCTCGCCGCTGCGGGTGGGCCACAGCGATGTGATGAAGCTGCGCGAGGCGGCCCAGGACGCCCGCCGCTGGGACTCCAAGTACGGGGGCGGCGACTGGCGTTCCTCCATGGTCCCGGAGTGTTTACGGGTCGACGCGGCACCCCTGCTGCTGGGGTCCTACACCGACGAGGTGGGCCGGGCGCTGTTCGGCGCGGCGGCGGAGCTGACCCGGCTGGCGGGGTGGATGGCGTTCGACACCGGCCAGCAGGAGGCCGCCCAGCGCTACTACATCCAGGCCCTGCGGCTGGCCCGCGCCGCCGCCGACGTCCCCCTCGGCGGCTATGTGCTGGCCTCCATGTCCCTCCAGGCGACCTACCGGGGCTTCGCCGACGAGGGCGTCGACCTCGCCCAGGCCGCCGTGGAGCGCAACCGGGGGCTGGCGACCGCCCGCACCATGAGCTTCTTCCGGCTGGTGGAGGCGCGCGCCCACGCCAAGGCGGGCGACGCGCCGGCGGCGGGGGCCGCGCTCAAGGGCGCCGAGAGCTGGCTGGAGCGGTCCCGGGCGGGCGACGCGGATCCGCCCTGGCTCGGCTTCTACAGCTACGACCGGTTCGCCGCCGACGCCGCCGAGTGCTACCGCGACCTGAAGGCCCCGCGCCAGGTCCGCCGCTTCACCGAACAGGCCCTCTCCCGGCCCACCGAGGAGTTCGTCCGCAGCCACGGGCTCCGGCTCGTGGTCTCCGCCGTCGCCGAGCTGGAGTCGGGGAACCTGGACGCGGCGTGCGCGGCGGGCACCCGGGCGGTGGAGGTGGCCGGCCGGATCTCCTCGGCGCGCACGACCGAGTACGTACGCGACCTGCTGCACCGCCTGGAACCGTACGGGGACGAGCCCCGGGTGGCCGAGCTGCGCGAACGGGCACGGCCGCTGCTGGTGACGCAGGTCTGA
- a CDS encoding glycine-rich domain-containing protein: protein MSVGQLPVIARGLIADERFTSCRTTVMDANPDMPQDMAGRIVEEALKFVAACSRNPGVGLAPSRIVDEGWHALLLHTAMYAELCEELGGNFVRHFPGYDPTNYDPAILDRTRQAIAGLGYVPDAELWGDPSDETLAAVAARCQHAPECTIRPMPKPEWP, encoded by the coding sequence ATGAGCGTAGGCCAGTTACCCGTCATCGCCCGAGGGCTCATCGCCGACGAGCGGTTCACCAGCTGCCGCACCACCGTCATGGACGCCAACCCCGACATGCCCCAGGACATGGCCGGCCGGATCGTCGAGGAGGCGCTGAAGTTCGTGGCTGCCTGCTCCCGCAACCCCGGCGTCGGCCTGGCCCCCTCGCGGATCGTCGACGAGGGGTGGCACGCACTGCTGCTGCACACCGCGATGTACGCCGAGCTGTGCGAGGAGCTGGGCGGGAACTTCGTCCGTCACTTCCCCGGGTACGACCCGACGAACTACGACCCGGCCATCCTGGACCGGACCCGGCAGGCCATCGCCGGCCTGGGGTACGTGCCGGATGCGGAGCTGTGGGGCGACCCGTCCGACGAGACCCTCGCCGCGGTGGCGGCTCGGTGCCAGCACGCCCCGGAGTGCACGATCCGGCCGATGCCGAAGCCGGAGTGGCCGTAG
- a CDS encoding DUF6879 family protein → MPQRALPPFAELLAQCTTSAVHLETRDVYAVDEEDQDLKAWRAGEQAGTADRAAWWGAFHDSVADAVSRGVAVQRARVISTPATEYIRFEHSCTPRNLAAGEDVRWLPRDQALGLLLPAHDYWLFDGQLIRWHHFAGDGTHLRDELDESPVSADRAGQAFAAVWERAVPHAEFVLD, encoded by the coding sequence ATGCCGCAGCGCGCGCTGCCGCCGTTCGCTGAGCTCCTGGCGCAGTGCACTACCTCGGCCGTGCACCTGGAGACGCGCGACGTCTACGCGGTCGACGAGGAGGACCAGGACCTGAAGGCCTGGCGAGCGGGCGAACAGGCGGGCACCGCCGACCGGGCAGCGTGGTGGGGCGCGTTCCACGACTCGGTCGCTGACGCCGTGAGTCGCGGTGTCGCTGTCCAGCGTGCGCGGGTCATCTCAACGCCGGCCACGGAGTACATCCGGTTCGAGCACTCGTGCACGCCACGGAACCTCGCAGCGGGAGAGGACGTCCGCTGGCTCCCGCGCGACCAGGCGCTCGGGCTGCTCCTCCCGGCCCACGACTACTGGCTCTTCGACGGACAACTGATCCGCTGGCATCACTTCGCCGGGGACGGTACGCACCTCCGTGACGAGCTGGACGAGAGCCCGGTGTCGGCGGACCGCGCCGGGCAGGCCTTCGCGGCGGTCTGGGAACGGGCCGTGCCGCACGCGGAGTTCGTGCTCGACTGA